TCTAAAACCATTTTGTCATTCGTTTCAGTCAGTTAGCTTCAGACCACTGAGAGAAACTGAAATTCCAGTTAGCTTTGTGGGAATTAAGAATCTGTTCATTAAGTTTATTCTAACTGATTCAAAGTCTGTGATATCCAATGTGTCAGTGCTTTTAGTAGAATTAAAAATAGGCAGCCAAAATTCCTAAGGTGCAAATGTACATCATGTACTTACATAAAGTGCtaacagtaacaacagaaaacaagaaatgcCCACAAAATCAAGAGATACAGTATACACACTGAACAACATTTCAGTTGCAGAGCTACATGAACAGAATCTCCAAAGACTGACTATGTGTATCTGTGACTTTAACTCCAGTACTTCTGTTATTTTACAGGAAGTGAAGTAAAAATATCAGCAGACTGATAAAAGAATAAATGGAGGGGATGTTGTGAGATGTGTGGTTTTTACTGCAATAGAAGACATATAAGCTGAAAGTCAAAGTCACGTGAGTTTTGGGTGATTCCTGCCCGCGACTAATTCAGTACTTTCTGTGTACCACTGACGATGGAAAATACTCACTGATACACGCAAGGGAAACCCAAACAAGCCCATCAGCATTTCCATACTCCcctttacttttgttttaggattattttctgtgtgaagaaataaaccaacctgttttttttaattattattttttttagttaagAACTTGACAAAAATATATGCATCCAAACCACATACAGTAGCTGCAGTTAGGTAGTGTGTTATGCCATCATATGTATACAGCTTGCTATACAGTTTCCCAACCTTTCTCACTTATATACAACAGCTTGGTCAGTGGCCCTGAGCTTCAAACTCTTCTTGCACctttagtcatttttcatgtttaggACTCCACTGTCAACTTAGCAGTATGACATATTTAGATTTTTGGACTGTTAACACATTGTGGAATTAAGTTTCTGCATGAAAACCACTTGGTTATTTTCAGGAAAAACTCAGGCATTTGGTTAAACCAAGGATGTTATCTTACGTAAATAACTATGTACATGCCGTACCTTATGTCTGTACGTATATAAGTTATGTGACGTAAAAGAGTTCGGAACAAAGGGACTAACATGTGGTCACACACAGGACTCAAACCTTGGTCTCCTGCTTAAAAGTCCTTTGTCTGAAGCATCTAACCACCCTTGTCACTTCCCAACTTGGACTTTTCTCTTGGACTTTTGTACTTTATACTTTACTATAttctttatgttattttttatattatactTTATCCTATAGTAACCGGGCGCCTCCAGAAATTACATTAGAAAAGTAAGTGCAGTGTCCTACTTTGAAGCAAAGTACCAGTGACCGGGCTGCCGTAGTTGACACTCTGGGAGTGATAATGGGTTGGACTGAGACCTACAATAGCTGTCTTTCATAAAAAGTTCAAAATAATCTAACAATGCCGTCTTCCACGCTCTGTTGATGTGAcgtttattgttttgtttgctctcatCTCCAACCCATCCACCAACCTCCATCTGTTCAAACGTTGCTGATGCGAACACTGAGAGGAGCGTCTCTGGCCCTGCCACggtcctctcctctctccctgtaGCTCTGCTCAAGACGAATCTTGTCTGGATCAGACACCTCATGCACAGTCCCACCCCCGTTGCTCTGGTATCCATGCTGGGGGCTGGATGGTTTGAAGATAGGCGTGGTCTTGGTCTTGGCCACTTTGTCAAAGAAGGCAAAGTCTGCTACGTATTTGCCCGACGGGGAAAGGGAGACTACAGGAGGAAACTCATAGCCCCACAGAATCTCATCCGGCAGGTAGGAAGTGCGGACCTGGCAGGTGGCGGAGGTCGGTTCAATTGTAGCGCTCAAGATCACCAGCAGCTCAAAATCTGCCATCTCTGGATCTGTCCAGCCCCCACCTGATTGAggtaaatgaaatgagaaaagaggagtGTCAAAAGAAGAGTCAGAAAACTTAAAGGTCCAAAACTTAAAGGTACACAGTGTACTTTTCTACCATTAGTAGTGCTAAAGAGTACTGTTGTTAGGAGCGGATCTCCATTAAAAGGAATGGGAAGTAAATGGCCAGCAATGACAATAAttaaggaaaaatgaaaattaaagttgAGGGGAGAAAAAGTAGAAATACAGGGACAAATGTTGGAAGGTAAAATTATACACTTGTTGTACTTATACACattaatgtataaaaaatgCAGTAGAGCAGTATATCTCACTTGGCCACAACATTCAGcagtcaaaaggtcacaaaaatgaaacaccCATCAAATCTCCTAGCCTTACCATCAAACTTACCCTTGGCTGCCCAGGCTCGGAGGGGGCTGTTGTCATCAATGAGGTGGTAGAAGGTGAGGGGCAGGATGAGGAAGGGGCTGTCACTGGATGTGTCCACTTGGAAGGGCACATTTCTCTGGTCCAGACGAACTGTCTCACCTTCCTTGGTCAGAGACGTCTGGAGCAGTTTTCCAGTCACCTGGGGGGGTTGAACAAAGTGCACAAATTCTTTTAGCTGAATTGGTTCAGAGTTTGACAAATTGCTCAAACAAATGATATCTTTAAATGCTAAACTGAACCCATTCAACCTACTCTCAATTTGTTTAGACAAACTAGTAGAATTTGTAGAAATGGTGGAACTATCTGCACAAATTTACCTGACACCCAAGCAGAAGACTCTTGCGCATGTTGGCCACCCTGATCATCAGACAAGGTCGTCCTTCGTGGGTCGACACCACAGCATGTTGGCTAAACTTCACTGTCTCACCTCGTTTCTTTGGCCGAGCAACCTAAGAAAAGAAAGCTCAATTATCTGTGATTTCAGTCTGACAATCACTGATAACACTTATCAATGAGCAGATGAGCGCAGATGAATGGTATACAGTTGTGCTGAtgatgaatgattaaaaaacaaattttcttttacaAACTGTAACAGTTAACATAAAGTGCATGGATCTATGTGTAAAGATCTGCTTTCaggggcagcacggtggtgcagtggttagcactgtcgcctcatagcaagagggttccagagggatcccggtctgggctctcctacgtggagtttgcatgttctccctgtgcctgcgtgggttttccggcttcctctcacaataacaaaaacatgcacgttaggttaactggctactctacattgcccctaggtgtgagtgtgtgtgtgagtggttgtctgtctttgtgtgttggccctgcaattggctggcgaccagtccagggtgaaccccgcctcgTAGttggctgggataggctccagtgacagataagtggtacagaaaatggatggagggATCTGCTTTCAGTATATCAGCAGGATGTTTTATGTATTGGCTACCTTGGCCAGGAAGGTACCAGTGATGAAGATCTCCATCAGCATGGTGATGACCAGctggatgatgaggaggaggatggcaGCAGGACATTCCTCAGTGATACAGCGGAAACCGTAACCAATGGTCGTCTGGGACtcgagagagaagaggaaagccCCTGTCAGAGTCTGCATCTGCATCACACAGGGTGTGTGGTTTGATGGAGGGTCGAACTCTGGAGGAGCAGGCAACAAAAGCTCATTGAAGTTATTCCAATGATACGTTAACATAAAACTTAACAGTTAGtggactgttttgttttgtttttcacttctgtaGATTGCATTTTGGACTGGTCATTTTAATAttgcaaaagtgaaaaatttccaggggaaaacatcaaaaatgcactttgattattatcattttcatcatgTGTAAATGGGAATTTCTGTACTTTTTACAGTCTCTCTTGGTTAAGCAAGCATtgaaaacacaagtgacattTGAGCACAGCATATCTTCAGGCCTCTCAGTGAAGATATGAAGTCATTTCCTGATAACACataagtttatttttgtcacagttACTTTAACATCGAGATCAGGCTCAGGGAGTTCAATGAACACCAACATTTTCATGTCCTCACCACACCACTGACAATAAAGCTGCTAATACCTTTATGGGTGTGTAGTGCTGctaataaatgaaaactgagcCCACGACATTATCACATGGTTACTTCAAAACGGCAGTTCTGACTGTTTCCAGTTACTCCTCCGACTCTTCGTGTAGCTTTGACTCACAGCATCCTGTTACTTCTCGTGTTCTCACTTTTGGTTTTTCAGTTGtgttcacacacgcacactacattctgttttctttatagtGAAGGACACTGAGGACGTTTGCTGTTTCTGTGACACTGTGTGCAACTGCACAGACAGGTGCAAGACAAGGTGTAAAAACCAAAGTCATGTGAACAGAAGTTTGGCATCAAGTCTGTGTAACCATAAAAAGATTTTAACACTTAAGTCAGAAGGCTTTAAGACTTAAATAAAtgcaacattaaatatattcatgacaaaaaagaaaaaatcagcTATTTTTAATTGAGCCCCACCCACTTTAAATGAGTCATGTGATTgtggaaatatgttttttaaatgtattttttatttatatagcaccaactcacaacaaaagctatctcatgacactttccaattcgagcaggtctagaccaaactcatGTCTTATTTTCTTGAATGAACTGTGTTTCATGATGGATTAACAGGgcaattaattttattatttaattcattttagaGAAAGTTGAATTCCCAACATGTTTTCTGGGAAGACACATTAAACTACCCGTTAACCCATCTTACCAAGCAGGTCTCCGTGCACCAGTGCCACCAGATACCACAGCACCCCAAATAGGAACCAGGTCCCCGCAAACGTGGCCGTGAACAGGAAGAACTTGTAGCGCCACTGCATGTCCAGAAACGTTGTCCATAGGTCACGCATGTACAGAGCACTCCGCCCGCTAACGTGCTCGATGCGCACGTTGCTGCGGCCATCTTTGGAGAGGACacgcctcctcttcctcagagtCCCACCCACATTGGATATGCCACCACCCAGTAAGGGTTTTAAAACATCTGTCTGGGTCTGGGAGTGGCAAACCTtctgaggggaggagctacGAGAGGAAGGAGGTGTGGCAGATGTCATCTGGTTAATAACAAAGAAAGAGGGATTAATTATTTCTCTGATTAACCTGGTAACTGACTAGTGCTGTTAAAAGGGTCATTTGAAATTAGTTGAGATTTAATGAGAGCCTAGGCAACAGAATGAATCCCACCAGTGATGACTGtcacaaaatcattttgtttgagCTTTAGCAGCtctatttatgtatttctttattttttgttttatttaactgtttgaGTAGATTCTTTATTATTGAGCATTTTTACAGTTAATTTTTATGCCTTAAAATACTTACAGTATTTTCACACCTGATTAAAATTGTGACTTCGTTCTGCATTTTCAAAAAATCTAGAAACTTCCCATGATGACATGGTTTTGGTTGAGGTAACTTCCCCCTTCAGCCACCTGCTCTCATTCTCAGGGGAAAATTGGTTTAAGCAGGAGGGAAATGGAATAAACAGCTAGCAGACCAGTTAACATCAAGCTCAAATatcaatttttcatttgaattttggTTGAGTGGGTGAAGTGCTAGAGGTGAAGGCCACCGTATATCTTTAGGTTAAGATGTTTCACTTCTCAactgaaaggcttcttcagttctgagacTGCTGGGGagttccaggtatttaacctctggtgGGGTTGTCACCTTGCGGGTAGTCTTGAGGGTGCCATCATATGAATCATTACAGTCACATGAGTCAACGTGTAACTCATTAGTGAGTCATTTGTCCTGCTCCATCATATGAGTCCACCATCCACATGAGGGATGGTGCAAATGGAGgttaaatatttcacttcagCCATATTACAGGCCAAAATGCTTGTCATAATCTAGATTTTATTAAATTGCACTGAAATGCTAGAAGCAAAGGCAGGGATCTCAAGGCTGCACTATAGGTGGCTGAAAGTTGGTGTCATAAGCCACCACCTCTGTTCAAAGATGGATGTTCTACCTCGCGTagatggcctctttcacacctctctcaAACTCGGCTGTGTATCTGCATCTCAAGGATAAGGGACACACCTTTGAGGAAATAAGAGGCCCATTTGGTTTCAACATCTTTTGCACCATACAAatatgaagaaagagagaaagagaaaccactgggttgttttttttagacaGTACAGCTCATGGTAaggctatttttattttcatcttgtcTGGTTACAGTAAGGTACCCAGCTATTTTTGTAAATAGCCTGAAGGCCAGAGAAATTAACTGTAAAATGGGTTCAGGAAATAGTGTTAATTATAAGTTTAAGTCAGTAACACGTTTTCCTTCTCAAAGTTTCTTGTGAAGTGTCGAATGAAACGTGCAAACCAAAACCACGTGATATAACGGTCACATACTGAGGTGGGACAGGAAAGTAAACAGTGTGACCTGAATAACGCCTGTGATCAAATATGTtattaaagatatttaaaacaAGTCACACTAGTGGTATTTCGATCGGTCAGGTATTCTACCATGTTGGTCCAGTTAAATATCTTAACAAATATCAGATGAACTGCCATGAAACtttgtacagacatttatgGTCTCCAGATACTGCATCTTAATGTTTATAGCACATTTTCaagttaaaatttaaattcGCCTAATGGTTTAGTCTAGTTGGCTTCCTAACACGTGAagctaagatggtgaacatggtgtGCATGGTAAACATCTGGACAACAACTGTTAGCACAATAACTTGACTGTGACTGctaatgattaaataaaaacattagcTACTCTACTTTCCTCAGtcttaaaatttgtttttataagcTACAGTTACACATCTGCATATGTCTGCAGATTACATTGga
This portion of the Scatophagus argus isolate fScaArg1 chromosome 13, fScaArg1.pri, whole genome shotgun sequence genome encodes:
- the LOC124069306 gene encoding ATP-sensitive inward rectifier potassium channel 10, with the translated sequence MTSATPPSSRSSSPQKVCHSQTQTDVLKPLLGGGISNVGGTLRKRRRVLSKDGRSNVRIEHVSGRSALYMRDLWTTFLDMQWRYKFFLFTATFAGTWFLFGVLWYLVALVHGDLLEFDPPSNHTPCVMQMQTLTGAFLFSLESQTTIGYGFRCITEECPAAILLLIIQLVITMLMEIFITGTFLAKVARPKKRGETVKFSQHAVVSTHEGRPCLMIRVANMRKSLLLGCQVTGKLLQTSLTKEGETVRLDQRNVPFQVDTSSDSPFLILPLTFYHLIDDNSPLRAWAAKGGGWTDPEMADFELLVILSATIEPTSATCQVRTSYLPDEILWGYEFPPVVSLSPSGKYVADFAFFDKVAKTKTTPIFKPSSPQHGYQSNGGGTVHEVSDPDKIRLEQSYRERGEDRGRARDAPLSVRISNV